The following proteins are encoded in a genomic region of Actinopolymorpha sp. NPDC004070:
- a CDS encoding metallopeptidase family protein: MCSNEYVLEISREQFEELVGIALDEVPPELAALMDNVAVFVENEPPAGEPDDLLGLYDGTPLTDRDHSYGGVLPDRITIFMCPTLRICETYDDVVDEVHVTVVHEIAHHFGIDDARLHELGYD; encoded by the coding sequence TTGTGCTCGAATGAGTACGTGCTGGAGATCTCCCGCGAGCAGTTCGAGGAACTCGTCGGTATCGCCCTGGACGAGGTGCCGCCCGAGCTTGCCGCGCTGATGGACAACGTCGCGGTGTTCGTGGAGAACGAACCGCCCGCGGGGGAGCCGGACGACCTGCTCGGGCTGTACGACGGGACGCCGCTCACCGACCGGGACCACTCCTACGGCGGGGTGCTGCCGGACCGGATCACGATCTTCATGTGCCCGACGCTGCGGATCTGCGAGACGTACGACGACGTCGTGGACGAGGTGCACGTCACCGTCGTGCACGAGATCGCGCACCACTTCGGGATCGACGACGCCCGGCTGCACGAACTGGGCTACGACTGA
- a CDS encoding metallophosphoesterase, whose protein sequence is MPDEPQQPNGPDLAARTDALRRTVTTAVRAVARLLVLLGTYLRKPAMVAGVVLLAGAGAWFGMAVLGTTSRPIGPVETSMRLVPSLHGESVLSLPPLGTLAINSHDGPLQFDVTVDRINQDAARQIFEDPTLLAGLEGEVINDVRRGVYATAGRGLVAGIACAMLVTLIAVRRPRPTLVAGGAAAVAIAGIYSFAGLTLHPRAIAEPRYTGLLTGAPSLIGDAADLAHNFDAYSKELVRLVTNVTKLYDVTATLPAYQPDSDVTRVLHVSDLHLGEHAWDVIASVVKQYRVDVIVDSGDITDHGTAAENVFLNRIPSLKVPYVWVRGNHDSTVTEGAMKALPNVVVLDGSVRTVKGITFLGAGDPRFTPDRSNRNIPAETEAVVRQAIGLGRVADKYDVSHKDEPPSRTGAVPDATATPGETPAATPSPGQTVGPNGEPILNPRPAIDAIVYHDSAGASIIDGKASLILTGHAHKRLNLTLPKGSLLMQEGTTGGAGLRALEKSKPAPIEMSVLYLDKSTQELEAWDEITLGGLGLTSAQIERHQVKPEKATTPSPVPTPTGPYPDSPLPTPTITRWPTDEPTETPGETPGGSPPGTPSDTSSPAGAPARQGQPNPG, encoded by the coding sequence ATGCCCGACGAGCCCCAGCAGCCCAACGGACCCGATCTCGCTGCCCGTACGGACGCGCTCAGGCGCACGGTGACCACCGCCGTACGGGCAGTGGCGCGACTCCTCGTCCTTCTCGGGACGTACCTCCGAAAGCCCGCCATGGTCGCCGGGGTGGTGCTACTCGCGGGCGCCGGCGCGTGGTTCGGGATGGCGGTGCTGGGTACGACCAGCCGGCCGATCGGGCCGGTGGAGACGTCCATGCGGCTGGTGCCGTCGCTGCACGGCGAGTCGGTCCTGTCGCTCCCGCCGCTCGGGACGCTGGCGATCAACAGCCACGACGGGCCGCTGCAGTTCGACGTCACCGTAGACCGGATCAACCAGGACGCGGCCAGGCAGATCTTCGAGGACCCGACCCTCCTCGCCGGGCTGGAGGGTGAGGTGATCAACGACGTTCGCAGGGGTGTGTACGCGACGGCCGGGCGTGGCCTGGTCGCCGGGATCGCCTGCGCGATGCTGGTGACGCTGATCGCGGTCCGGCGTCCGCGCCCGACGCTGGTGGCCGGCGGGGCGGCCGCGGTGGCGATCGCCGGGATCTACTCCTTCGCCGGGCTCACCCTGCATCCCCGGGCGATCGCCGAGCCCCGCTACACCGGGCTGCTGACCGGTGCCCCGTCGCTGATCGGTGACGCGGCGGACCTGGCGCACAACTTCGACGCGTACTCCAAGGAGCTCGTACGGCTGGTCACCAACGTCACCAAGCTGTACGACGTCACCGCCACGCTGCCGGCGTACCAGCCGGACTCCGACGTCACCCGCGTCCTGCACGTCTCGGACCTGCACCTCGGCGAGCACGCCTGGGACGTGATCGCGTCCGTGGTCAAGCAGTACCGTGTCGACGTGATCGTGGACTCCGGCGACATCACCGACCACGGGACGGCCGCCGAGAACGTCTTCCTCAACCGCATCCCGTCGCTGAAGGTGCCCTACGTCTGGGTGCGCGGCAACCACGACTCGACGGTCACCGAGGGCGCGATGAAGGCGCTACCGAACGTCGTGGTGCTGGACGGGTCGGTGCGCACGGTGAAGGGGATCACGTTCCTGGGCGCGGGTGATCCCCGCTTCACCCCCGACCGGAGCAATCGGAACATCCCGGCCGAGACCGAGGCCGTCGTACGCCAGGCGATCGGTCTGGGGAGGGTCGCGGACAAATACGACGTGTCCCACAAGGACGAGCCGCCGTCGCGGACCGGGGCGGTTCCGGACGCCACTGCCACGCCTGGGGAGACGCCCGCCGCGACCCCCTCGCCCGGCCAGACGGTCGGGCCGAACGGCGAGCCGATCCTCAACCCGCGGCCGGCGATCGACGCGATCGTCTACCACGACAGCGCCGGCGCCTCGATCATCGACGGCAAGGCGTCCCTGATCCTCACCGGGCACGCCCACAAGCGGCTGAACCTCACGCTGCCCAAGGGGAGCCTGCTGATGCAGGAGGGTACGACGGGCGGGGCCGGGCTGCGGGCGCTGGAGAAGTCCAAGCCCGCGCCGATCGAGATGTCGGTGCTGTACCTCGACAAGTCGACGCAGGAACTCGAGGCCTGGGACGAGATCACCCTCGGCGGACTGGGGCTGACGTCCGCCCAGATCGAACGCCACCAGGTCAAGCCGGAGAAGGCGACCACGCCGAGCCCGGTGCCCACCCCGACCGGGCCGTACCCCGACTCGCCGCTGCCGACCCCGACGATCACCCGGTGGCCGACCGACGAACCCACCGAGACCCCGGGCGAGACACCGGGCGGGTCGCCGCCGGGCACTCCGTCCGACACCTCGTCCCCGGCTGGTGCGCCGGCCAGGCAGGGGCAGCCGAACCCTGGGTGA
- a CDS encoding tyrosine-type recombinase/integrase, producing the protein MTERQRENRKRRANGNGTVYQRSDGRWVARAYVLMPDGTTARRDYYATSEKAANRKLVEAMSRSHQGIPAEATGWTVERFLLYWLEHVVRPARKPKTHQGYGVVVRVHLIPQLGRKKLHRLTGVDVRQFLARLRSTCLCCLHGVDARRPVGERRCCAVGRCCERVPSARLVQQVHSVLRNALQAAVREELLARNVAKLVQVSAPTYEVNRGVGVAEARKLRAVAEHDRFYALYVLALYVGLRRGELLGLRWEDVDLDAGLLEVRRSLQRVDGQLQSVTPKTRTSRRTVPLVGVCIDALKEHRERQARERQLVGDTWVESGHVFTSGTGTPVEPDNLRRSWYPIREAAGLEGVRFHDLRHSCVTLLLELGTPPHIVRDIVGHSDIDVTMTIYAHASLEEKRVALRRLDERLQ; encoded by the coding sequence ATGACGGAGCGGCAGCGGGAGAATCGCAAGCGCCGCGCGAACGGCAACGGCACCGTCTACCAGCGCAGCGACGGGCGCTGGGTGGCGCGGGCGTACGTCCTCATGCCAGACGGCACGACTGCCCGGCGTGACTACTACGCCACCAGCGAGAAAGCCGCGAACCGCAAACTCGTCGAGGCGATGTCCAGGTCCCATCAGGGGATTCCAGCCGAGGCCACAGGCTGGACTGTCGAGCGGTTCCTGCTCTACTGGCTCGAACACGTCGTCCGGCCAGCGCGTAAGCCCAAGACGCATCAGGGCTATGGCGTGGTGGTGCGCGTGCATCTGATCCCACAGCTGGGGCGGAAGAAGCTGCACCGGCTGACCGGTGTCGACGTCCGGCAGTTCCTGGCCAGGCTCCGCAGCACCTGCCTGTGCTGCCTGCATGGTGTCGACGCTCGGCGGCCTGTGGGTGAGCGGAGGTGCTGCGCGGTCGGGCGGTGTTGTGAGCGGGTCCCGTCGGCTCGTCTGGTCCAGCAGGTGCACTCGGTGTTGCGGAACGCGCTGCAGGCGGCCGTCAGGGAAGAACTGCTGGCGCGGAACGTCGCGAAGCTCGTTCAGGTGTCAGCGCCCACGTACGAGGTGAACCGCGGCGTCGGGGTCGCCGAGGCTAGGAAGTTGCGGGCCGTCGCCGAACATGACCGGTTCTATGCGCTGTACGTTCTGGCGCTCTACGTCGGGCTGCGCCGCGGTGAGCTGCTCGGGCTCCGCTGGGAGGACGTCGACCTCGACGCGGGTCTGCTCGAAGTGCGTCGGAGCCTGCAACGGGTCGACGGTCAGCTCCAGTCGGTGACACCCAAGACCAGAACCTCGCGGCGGACGGTGCCGCTGGTCGGAGTCTGCATCGACGCGCTGAAGGAGCACCGGGAACGGCAGGCCAGGGAGCGGCAGCTGGTCGGCGACACGTGGGTGGAATCCGGGCACGTGTTCACAAGCGGGACCGGGACGCCGGTGGAGCCGGACAACCTGCGGCGCAGCTGGTACCCGATCCGGGAGGCAGCCGGGCTGGAAGGGGTGCGCTTCCACGACCTGCGGCACAGCTGCGTCACTCTGCTCCTCGAACTCGGCACGCCCCCGCACATCGTCCGGGACATCGTGGGGCACTCCGACATCGACGTCACGATGACCATCTACGCGCACGCCTCGCTGGAGGAAAAGCGGGTAGCGCTGAGGAGGCTCGATGAGCGACTCCAGTAA
- a CDS encoding helix-turn-helix domain-containing protein produces MEQLLLTTAEAADRLRIGKSTLYDLIRSRRLRTVKIGKRRLVPVDALPEVIALLVEEESAA; encoded by the coding sequence ATGGAACAGCTACTACTGACGACGGCGGAGGCCGCGGACCGTCTTCGCATCGGCAAGAGCACCTTGTACGACCTGATCAGGTCCCGGCGCCTGCGGACGGTGAAGATCGGCAAGCGCCGGCTCGTGCCCGTCGACGCGCTGCCCGAGGTGATCGCCCTCCTGGTCGAGGAGGAGTCGGCGGCATGA
- a CDS encoding replication initiator, producing MTDSTVTITPDTTPVAGAVAVVETIRIVDETGAVWLHTPPRPRPDGMDLTDLRGADKHVAVTTAMARGASPDYGQWLSRVRSAAGCTNPVRLAGKFRTATVNTTRGEVTNDGPERSTADMPDGVIYKACGNRRASVCPSCSEIYRADAYQLVLAGMRGGKGVPETVSGHPAVFATVTAPGFGIVHTPRTNKKGQPALCRARRTPEICPHGIDMRCMTRHCEGDERLGRPLCPDCYDYDHHAVWNGLVGELLRRTTMKANRELGKWARRHGLTQQVVNPNTGKVESKVPVRISFGKVAEFQRRGLVHFHILARFDGIHPLDPDVVVPPPEWATVFLLKWILERAVADTTWRTPPLVVHGRRGRLLVDRPDGWLLRWGNQVDVRPVRLRGEDKLTGERVVDELDHTDQANQTDKHGRRRLLSGPAVAGYLAKYATKATEAAGHTSRKITEESIDFYANNTHPGRIIEACWRLSQKGRQPADEWRGGWYYALRRWAHMLGYGGHFFSKSRRYSTTFKRLRQARVDYRRAHHESSEHLEENEVLEVIGELVFAGSGWHTTGDAMLANTAAAMAREQRQTGRLEIATSG from the coding sequence GTGACCGACTCGACGGTGACCATCACCCCCGACACCACACCGGTGGCGGGGGCGGTGGCCGTGGTCGAGACGATCCGGATCGTCGATGAGACCGGCGCGGTGTGGCTGCACACTCCGCCCCGGCCCAGGCCGGACGGCATGGACCTCACGGACCTGCGCGGTGCGGACAAACACGTCGCCGTGACGACGGCGATGGCCCGCGGGGCCTCACCGGACTACGGGCAGTGGCTCTCACGCGTCCGCTCGGCCGCCGGCTGCACCAACCCGGTCCGCCTGGCCGGGAAGTTCCGCACCGCCACTGTCAACACCACCAGAGGCGAGGTCACCAACGACGGCCCGGAACGCTCGACGGCCGACATGCCGGACGGGGTGATCTACAAGGCCTGCGGCAACCGCAGAGCGTCGGTCTGTCCGTCGTGTTCGGAGATCTACCGGGCCGACGCCTACCAGCTCGTCCTCGCCGGGATGCGCGGCGGCAAAGGAGTCCCAGAAACAGTCAGCGGGCATCCGGCGGTGTTCGCCACCGTCACCGCCCCCGGGTTCGGCATCGTGCACACCCCCCGCACCAACAAGAAGGGCCAGCCCGCACTCTGCCGGGCCCGCCGCACACCGGAGATCTGCCCGCACGGGATCGACATGCGCTGCATGACCCGCCACTGCGAGGGTGATGAGCGGCTCGGTCGGCCCCTGTGCCCGGACTGCTACGACTACGACCACCACGCCGTGTGGAATGGCCTGGTCGGCGAACTGTTGCGGCGCACCACCATGAAGGCCAACCGCGAGCTCGGCAAGTGGGCCCGCCGCCACGGCCTGACTCAGCAGGTCGTGAACCCGAACACAGGCAAGGTCGAGTCGAAGGTTCCGGTACGCATCTCGTTCGGGAAGGTCGCGGAGTTCCAGCGCCGCGGCCTGGTCCACTTTCACATCCTCGCCCGTTTCGACGGGATCCACCCCCTCGACCCCGACGTCGTAGTACCTCCGCCGGAGTGGGCGACCGTGTTCCTGCTCAAATGGATTCTCGAACGCGCCGTCGCCGACACGACTTGGCGCACTCCGCCCCTGGTTGTGCACGGCCGCCGCGGACGCCTCCTCGTCGACCGCCCCGACGGGTGGCTACTCCGCTGGGGTAACCAGGTGGACGTCCGCCCCGTCCGGCTGCGCGGTGAGGACAAGCTCACCGGTGAACGGGTAGTCGACGAGCTCGACCACACCGACCAGGCCAACCAGACTGACAAGCACGGGCGCCGGCGGCTCCTGTCCGGGCCAGCGGTGGCCGGCTACCTCGCCAAGTACGCCACCAAGGCGACCGAGGCGGCCGGGCACACCTCCCGCAAGATCACCGAAGAGTCCATCGACTTCTACGCCAACAACACCCACCCCGGCCGCATCATCGAAGCCTGCTGGCGGCTCAGCCAGAAAGGCCGGCAACCCGCGGACGAGTGGCGCGGCGGCTGGTACTACGCCCTACGCAGGTGGGCGCACATGCTCGGCTACGGCGGCCACTTCTTCTCCAAATCCCGCCGCTACTCCACCACCTTCAAACGCCTCCGCCAAGCGCGTGTCGACTACCGCCGCGCCCACCACGAGTCATCGGAGCACCTCGAGGAGAACGAGGTCCTGGAAGTCATCGGCGAACTCGTGTTCGCCGGTTCGGGCTGGCACACCACCGGCGACGCCATGCTCGCCAACACCGCCGCCGCCATGGCACGCGAACAACGCCAGACCGGACGGCTGGAGATCGCAACATCAGGTTGA
- a CDS encoding ANTAR domain-containing protein, whose product MTTAVSDRDLIERAIGILMQQRGCDLDTALTALRDDAQTAHQSVRDYAANLIARTSRRP is encoded by the coding sequence CTGACCACCGCTGTATCCGACCGCGACCTCATCGAGCGAGCCATCGGAATACTCATGCAACAACGAGGATGCGACCTCGACACCGCACTGACAGCCCTCCGGGATGACGCCCAGACCGCCCACCAAAGCGTCCGCGACTACGCGGCAAACCTCATCGCACGCACCAGCCGCCGACCGTAA